A segment of the Kluyveromyces marxianus DMKU3-1042 DNA, complete genome, chromosome 5 genome:
AGAGATTTCCGTCGTGGTGGTGCTTCCAACGGTGGTGGCTTCAGCAATGGCGGTGGCTTCGGTAACAGCAGCGGCGGTGGCTGGGGCAACTCTTCCAGTAACTGGGGTTCTTCAAACAACTCTTCTAGTTCCAACTCTGGTTGGTGGTGATCTCACCGTCTTTCAAAGCGACTCCAAAAAATTGTTGGGAAGaagtattattttattttctcAAGAATTTTTTGATCCACATACCGTTTTTTTATCAACATTTTGTTTTACTgagaattttttttctttctcttttagaGATCTTTCTCAGTTCACGCTTTCTCTATTGCTTTGAATTATTTGgtgttttctcttttatttgttttcaCAACCGTATTATGCAATTGTACACTAGTGTTACGTTTTGGTTTGagattcctttttttttccctgCATAATAAAGGCTTCAAACTTGAAACTGATTATATTCTGATATTTTGTTATATTAACCCTGATTGACATTTGCTTGTGTATTCTGATGGAATAATGTTGATCATTACCATTCCAAGAATATTCATGATAGAAAATGGgtctttattttatttcatacCTAATTGAAATTTTCTTTACAATTGAACTCATTTGTCACTATTATTTATCATGGATTTGAATTCATTCACCCTTTccccttctttttttttattttgttttactGCATTACTATAGAATGATACGTTTGTGTTTCGTTGTCACCTTTAATTACTGGGTATTTGCCATATTTGTATCATACCTGAGCTTTacttaatttttttcttttctgacAACGACGACACGCTAGGATTTTGAATGGATTATTTGCATTGTTTTTACTTTCCTActatttgaaaagaaaacaagtGCTTTGTTTATTGCATcaatttttccatttcccCTTTGAAATGTATATGCAAGCGATGGTATAATTGTATAATAGTTCCTGTTTATAGATAAAACACTGAATAAGGCTTTACtaattttaaatttttcCCTATGTTCTATTTTTTAGGTCCctaaaatgaaattatGATATACAAAAAGTCCACGTACTGCCTAAAACAATATGGTTCTACATCGTACATGAGATTTATCTGATGTTAAAATGCTATAAGAATTAAATATATTAACAAGAAATATTTAAGTGGTCATTAAATTATCAAACTGATTGCttgcttcattttttaAAGTTTCGTCTATGAAAATCAAGCACTTGAGAATTGCCTTCGTTGGATACAAAaaacatcttctttttatcattttGCCATAACAACACACCAATATCTTTAGCATAGTCAACCACAGTCTGATATTCCTGATATGAGTCGAAGTCAGTGTACAAATACCCTTCGTAACTCATGATTCTGTCCAATTCAAGTTGCCATAATCTGATTTGATCCACAACAGTTGGCGGTAAAACTTGAAGGGTCTCATTTGTGGATGAATCAAGTTCTAGTTTTTTATTCAAGTTTTCCTCTGCTAATCGCCTCATCTTTGGATGTGCATGGGTCTCCAAATATGCAATAATCTGATCTGCAGTGATACCATTCAACAATGCATTTCTTACTGATTCTCTAGTCAATTGGCCTGTGACCATATTGGCAAACCTAGATTTCAAATGTGCGAACAATGATAAGATTGCAATCTGTAATGGAGAATTAGAATATGAATAAAGTTTGAAATTTGTTTCTATAATTAAAGCACCATCTTGAGTTTGTTCCGCAGACTCATCTGGAAGCCCTTCACCTTCTGTGGCTGCAGCTCCATCATTGGCTTTGTGTAAAACGCTATCCAAGGCTACTGATGCACTTCTGAATGCTTTTGTATCAGATGTTAGTAATGTGGCCAATCTTGTTGGAtagaatttcttgaagtcGGACTGATTCTGATAAATTAAACCATAGTCTCTCATATCTTGTAACATGATCCTTTGAGTATTACTCAACATATCTACCTTGTAAGCTTTCCCCAATTGTAATGCACCTAacatgaaaataaaattcaaaacatcaacaGGGTCCATCTGTAAAGTTTCAGCcatcttcaaatattgaagaagtagtGTCCATATCTGTGCATTGACATCTTGCAACAAGAACTGAAAACCTTGGTTTGTGATCTTCAACTCGCCATAGTTCGCTTCTTCCATCAAACCACTATGTTGTAATAGATCAAGAACTTTACCACCAGGTGCATTAGTATTAGGCGTCCCGACCATATAGTGTAAAATATTTTCCCATTTCTCGGCGCTATATTCATCCAACATGACAATAGAAACgttattatcatcatctgtaACATCACCAAAGGAATTATTAATTTCTCCACCAGTCAAAACATTTTTGAATGACTTCTTAAAAATGGGGTTTAATTGAATCATGAACGGTTGTTTTGATTCACCTTCTATGATAAGATTTAAAGACTTCATAGACTTGATCGAGTACTGAAGTTGGAACTTGGCATCATGTTTCACCCATTTATCTAGATCTCTCAAAGAAACATCGTGATCTTGGAATAACATCGACATCATAAAGAATTTAGCCATTGGAGAAAGTAACCTATAAATTGCTAAACATGTTGCTGGAGACTCATAGAGCCTTGACTGAACTTGTTCGGGAAGGCCTTCTAAATAATCATTGACAGTGGTCTTGAAGAGATTCAGGCTCATCTTTAGGAGTCAAAAGACCTGCAATTATCTATGTTAATTAACAAAGCTCACAATTTTACTTAGAGTTCCTCTTACGATCAGATCTTGCAATCATTACAGTTTTATTACAGTCAACAACTTAAAATTGAAGTATACAACTTTCTCATTGTATATTGGAAGGTTTGACATTATGCTTCATGAACTGAAGTCACGTGTTAACCAGGTTATCATTATGGACGGAATACACGTGACTTGTCGTCTATTTCCCTTTTAccatcaaaaaaaaatttcttttgaaatcaaattCGTAATGAAAAATAGCGAAGCTCATCTCGACATTTAGGCAGTAAATTTAAACTACATTAGATACAGAGTTCTGACCAGGAAGAGTCTACGGGAAACGGTAGTGTATCACTTCTACTTCTTAATCTGTGTTCAATTACTCTAAGTTGGATACAAGAAGATTTGGTAAGTTTTCTCTTATAGCAGGATACTGAATTTGTCAGATCACGGGGATAACTAAAACCGTCATTAGTCAAGAAGTGATATCTTCTGTTAATTAATATAAAGATGGTTAAAGCAGAGGTTCATGACCACACTAACTATGAGAAAGATGAAGCTTTTGATGCTCTTTTACAGCCAGTTTTTAGAGGTAAGAAATTAACCGATGAGATTAATACTGCAGAGGATAAGTGGAATCTTTTACCTGCATTTTTGAAAGTGAAGGGTTTAGTGAAACAGCATTTGGATTCTTTCAACTACTTTGTAGATGTCgacttgaaaaaaattatcGAAGCTAATGAGGTAATACTTTCAGATGTTGATCCGGAATTTTATTTGAAATATGTGGATATCAGGGTCGGTCATAAATATAATGGGAACAAAGTGGCTATGATTCCACCACACGAATGTAGACTAAGAGATATGACGTACAGTACTCCAATCTATGTTGATATTGAGTACACTAGGGGTAGGTCTATCGTTTTGCACAGAGATGTGGAGATTGGAAGAATGCCAATCATGTTAAGATCAAACAAATGTATTTTGGATGGTGCGGCAGATAATGACATGGCAAGATTGAACGAATGTCCTCTTGACCCAGGAGgatattttattgttaACGGTACAGAAAAAGTCATTTTAGTGCAAGAACAATTATCGAAGAATCGTATCATTGTTGAAGctgatgaaaaaaaagccaTTGTTCAAGCTTCCGTTACTTCTTCTACACACGAGAGAAAATCTAAGACATATGTTGTCACcaaaaatgataaaatatACCTTAAACACAATTCTATTGCTGAAGAAATTCCGATAGTAATTGTCTTAAAAGCATGTGGTGTTGTTTCTGATTTGGAAATTATGCAGTTAGTCTGTGGTAATGATAGTAGTTACCAAGATATCTTTGCAGTTAATTTCGAAGAAGCTGCTGAGTTGAATATATACACCCAATTACAAGCTCTTGAATTTATTGGTGCTAAAGTGAAAACAGTTAGAAGACAAAAATTATCTATCCTACAAGAAGGTATCGAGGCTATAGCAACAACAGTCATTGCTCATTTGACTGTAGAAGCTCTTGACTTTAGAGAGAAGGCACTATATATAGCTATGATGACCCGTAGAGTTGTCATGGCAATTAAAGATCCAAAAATGGTCGATGATAGGGATTACGTTGGTAATAAACGTCTAGAATTGGCTGGTCAATTAATGTCTTTattatttgaagatttgTTTAAAAAGTTTAACAATGACTTCAAAGCTAACATCGACaaagttttgaagaagcCAAACCGTGCGGAAATGTATGATGCACTTTTGACAATTAATGTTCATTCAAACAACATCACAACTGGTATGAATCGTGCAATTTCTACCGGTAATTGGTCTTTAAAACGTTTCAAGATGGAAAGGGCGGGTGTTACCCACGTCTTATCTAGGCTTTCATATATATCTGCCCTTGGTATGATGACAAGAATTTCATCtcaatttgaaaaatcCAGAAAGGTTTCAGGTCCTAGAGCTTTACAACCTTCTCAATTTGGTATGTTGTGCACATCTGATACTCCAGAAGGTGAAGCCTGTGGTTTAGTTAAGAATTTGGCTCTAATGACACATATTACTACcgacgatgaagaaggacCAATTAAGAAAATATGTTTCTTGTTAGGTGTGGAAAACATAAGTTTAGTGGATAGTGCTTCGCTTCACTTAAACTTCGGGGTTTATTTGAATGGTACAATTATCGGTACGACCAGATTCCCAACAAAATTCGTTACTCAGTTCAGAAGTTTAAGAAGAACTGGGAAGGTTTCTGAATTTATTTCCATTTACACAAATACACATCAAAAAGCAGTCCATATTGCAACAGACGGTGGTAGAATTTGTAGACCTCTGATTATTGTTCAGGACGGTAAGTCCAGTGTTACTGCGGATCATATCAGGGACCTTCTTGCTGGTAAGCTGCAGTTCGATGATTTCTTAAAGCTAGGATTGGTCGAATATTTAGATGTTAACGAGGAAAATGATTCTTTCATTGCTTTATATGAACGTGATTTATCTGAGCAAATAACACATCTTGAAATTGAGCCTTTCACAGTTTTAGGGGCTGTTGCGGGTTTAATTCCTTACCCACATCATAATCAATCTCCACGTAACACTTATCAATGTGCGATGGGTAAGCAAGCTATTGGTGCTATAGCTTATAATCAATTTAAGAGAATAGACACATTACTATATCTCATGATATATCCGCAACAACCTATGGTCAAGACCAAGACTATTGAATTAATTGACTACGATAAACTTCCAGCAGGCCAAAATGCCACTGTTGCTGTCATGTCCTATTCTGGTTACGATATTGAAGATGCATTGGTCTTAAACAAGTCTTCCATTGACAGAGGTTTTGGTCGTTGTGAAACACGTCGTAAGAACACAACTATTCTAAAAAGATACCCCAACCATACACAAGATATCATTGGTGGTATGAGAGTGGATGAAAAAGGGGAACCTATATGGCAACACCAAGCACTTGGTCCAGATGGGCTCGGTGAGGTAGGAATGAAGGTTGAGAGTGGTCAAATATATGTTAATAAGTCAATCCCAACTAATGCATCGGATAGCATTTTAGCACAAACACAGGCTCAATACAAAGAGACTCCTGTTGTTTATCGTGCACCGGAACCATCTCATATTGATCAGGTGATGATGTCTGTATCTGACAATGATCAAGCATTGATCAAAGTTTTATTGAGACAGAATAGAAGACCTGAACTTGGAGACAAGTTTTCTTCCAGACACGGTCAAAAAGGTGTTTGTGGTATTATCGTTCAACAGGAAGATCTTCCATTTAATGACCAAGGTGTTGTGCCTGATATTATTATGAACCCTCATGGTTTCCCATCTCGTATGACCGTTGGTAAGATGATTGAACTTATCTCAGGTAAGGCTGGTGTTTTAAATGGTAGTTTAGAATATGGTACTTGCTTTGGTGGTTCCAAACTAGAGGATATGTCTAAAATCCTTGTTGACAACGGATTCAATTATTCGGGTAAGGACATGCTATACTCAGGTATCACCGGTGAATGTCTACAGGCGTACATTTTCTTTGGTCCAATATACTATCAAAAGTTGAAGCATATGGTTTTAGATAAAATGCACGCCAGAGCCAGAGGACCAAGAGCCGTTTTGACGCGTCAACCAACGGAAGGTAGATCTAGAGATGGTGGTTTAAGATTGGGTGAAATGGAACGTGACTGTGTTATTGCATATGGTGCCTCTCAATTACTCTTAGAAAGATTAATGATCAGTTCAGATGCGTTCGAAGTTGATGTTTGTGAAAAGTGTGGTCTAATGGGTTACAGCGGTTGGTGTACTTCTTGTAAGACCACCGAACATGTCGTCAAAATGACCATCCCTTATGCTGCTAAGTTACTCTTCCAAGAATTATTAGCGATGAACATTGCACCTAGATTGAAATTAGGAGACGAATTTGAAACCTGAGAACATGTATAAAAGTTGATTTAACTATTTGTAAGCTAATATACTTAATTACCTTGACATTATCAAAAGTCAACCAATATTATAACAAGTAATAATGATGCATTTTATCTATATTTTAGTATAATTTTCATGATGTCATCTTATTGGGTTGGGTACACCATGCTGAAATCTACTTTTATTTTCGAGGCCAATTCTTCCAGAGTCATTTCATTAGCGTCCTGCGCTTGGAAATTACtctcaattttttttaattgtttctgcttttcttcttctgcttcctTAACCTTCTCGTCTATCCTATCTCTGAtctcattcttttcttcttcaggtAAATGAAAGAAATCAGGTGATTCTAGAATATCTTccatttgttgttgtataCCATCGTCATAGTAGTACTCTAATTGACGTTTTGCAGCATCcatttccttttttctATATTCTTGGTATCCCCCCATTCGATCaattttcatcaatataCTGTTGTGTAAGTATGACATACCACACTGACATATGGCACGCCACTTTTCAATTAACTCAAGTGTTTTAACTTCTTTGCTGTATGTTTCAAGTACCTTTACTGCtcttttcaacaaaacTTCCTTTTTGGCCAACTCTCTGATGTCCCGATCAATTTCGTTCTCCACTTTCCTGATCTCTTTTAATATCTTCAGGTtactttcttcatcatttgataattgttTATTTCTCTGTGTCTGAGGTGAACACTTGATATTAAGATCACTTACGTCACTTTCTGGAACCAAGGTCCGGTCACTATCAAATTCAGAATTCATGTTTGTTAAATTTTAAAAGGTTGCTGAAGGTTGAAGTTTATGTATAATGAATGACACTTTTTAGTAGTAATTATATCTGCTGGGAAGATGGTTGTAGTATACAATGTTATATAAagtttgaagttgaaatactccatttcttgtttgtatatattattcagacgaaaaagaaaatagcCGCTAAGAGTATTATCAAAATATACTTTTTCATaacaaaaaatatcatttaaGATATTATGATAGTAAATACCGGAGATAAAtcatttttcagtttcagAGTTATCATCATCCATTTCTATATCTTGTGCACCATCGgacaattcttcttcatcccCTTGTTCATCGTCAGATTCCAATGATTCTCTTAGTAGTCTagccttttcttccttgacTTCGCGTTGAACTGCAACCCATGACCCTAGAGGTGTTTCTTTCCATGTAATATCATTTAAGAATCTCTCCACTTCAGATCTATTATTTGGACCAAAGTCGACATCACCTCTCTTTTTTAGAATGAACTGGGTGTTTTGATTGATCTTGTCTACAACATTTTGGAGCATTTTGTTAAACTTGGCGTTTTCTGAGTGCTTAATGTAACGACGTAGAGAGATGACAGCGAGGGTTGTCAATTCTGGGAAGGAGACACTTTTACAATatagaacaaaatattcaCCCAATAAATCAACGAATTGCTCAGCAAGACCTTCTTGGTATATTCTTGTTCCTAAGTATGCTTGTGTACACTTGATATTGTGATCAAAATCGAAAGCTGGCAAAGTAGATTTCTTAGGCTTCTTGGTGAATGCAGTGGATGATAAGATTTCGGATAATAATGGGTAAATTGGAATGAACACACCGGTATTTTGTGATATTCTGATCAAAGATCTGATTAAGTAGAACCTTAGAGGGAAGAATTGAGCAGTTGGAATTAATCTAATAACACCAATAGTAACTTGGACTAATGGATAAATCAATTGCCTTAAAGGAGACTCATGgccattttctttttctggaTTACATTGAATAGCAATTACTCTTGACCAGAAATCCAAAGAGTGACAGAACTGCCAATTGTAAATAATTTTGTATGCGGTTGTTGG
Coding sequences within it:
- the TFB2 gene encoding TFIIH/NER complex subunit TFB2 — encoded protein: MSLNLFKTTVNDYLEGLPEQVQSRLYESPATCLAIYRLLSPMAKFFMMSMLFQDHDVSLRDLDKWVKHDAKFQLQYSIKSMKSLNLIIEGESKQPFMIQLNPIFKKSFKNVLTGGEINNSFGDVTDDDNNVSIVMLDEYSAEKWENILHYMVGTPNTNAPGGKVLDLLQHSGLMEEANYGELKITNQGFQFLLQDVNAQIWTLLLQYLKMAETLQMDPVDVLNFIFMLGALQLGKAYKVDMLSNTQRIMLQDMRDYGLIYQNQSDFKKFYPTRLATLLTSDTKAFRSASVALDSVLHKANDGAAATEGEGLPDESAEQTQDGALIIETNFKLYSYSNSPLQIAILSLFAHLKSRFANMVTGQLTRESVRNALLNGITADQIIAYLETHAHPKMRRLAEENLNKKLELDSSTNETLQVLPPTVVDQIRLWQLELDRIMSYEGYLYTDFDSYQEYQTVVDYAKDIGVLLWQNDKKKMFFVSNEGNSQVLDFHRRNFKK
- the RET1 gene encoding DNA-directed RNA polymerase III core subunit RET1; this encodes MVKAEVHDHTNYEKDEAFDALLQPVFRGKKLTDEINTAEDKWNLLPAFLKVKGLVKQHLDSFNYFVDVDLKKIIEANEVILSDVDPEFYLKYVDIRVGHKYNGNKVAMIPPHECRLRDMTYSTPIYVDIEYTRGRSIVLHRDVEIGRMPIMLRSNKCILDGAADNDMARLNECPLDPGGYFIVNGTEKVILVQEQLSKNRIIVEADEKKAIVQASVTSSTHERKSKTYVVTKNDKIYLKHNSIAEEIPIVIVLKACGVVSDLEIMQLVCGNDSSYQDIFAVNFEEAAELNIYTQLQALEFIGAKVKTVRRQKLSILQEGIEAIATTVIAHLTVEALDFREKALYIAMMTRRVVMAIKDPKMVDDRDYVGNKRLELAGQLMSLLFEDLFKKFNNDFKANIDKVLKKPNRAEMYDALLTINVHSNNITTGMNRAISTGNWSLKRFKMERAGVTHVLSRLSYISALGMMTRISSQFEKSRKVSGPRALQPSQFGMLCTSDTPEGEACGLVKNLALMTHITTDDEEGPIKKICFLLGVENISLVDSASLHLNFGVYLNGTIIGTTRFPTKFVTQFRSLRRTGKVSEFISIYTNTHQKAVHIATDGGRICRPLIIVQDGKSSVTADHIRDLLAGKLQFDDFLKLGLVEYLDVNEENDSFIALYERDLSEQITHLEIEPFTVLGAVAGLIPYPHHNQSPRNTYQCAMGKQAIGAIAYNQFKRIDTLLYLMIYPQQPMVKTKTIELIDYDKLPAGQNATVAVMSYSGYDIEDALVLNKSSIDRGFGRCETRRKNTTILKRYPNHTQDIIGGMRVDEKGEPIWQHQALGPDGLGEVGMKVESGQIYVNKSIPTNASDSILAQTQAQYKETPVVYRAPEPSHIDQVMMSVSDNDQALIKVLLRQNRRPELGDKFSSRHGQKGVCGIIVQQEDLPFNDQGVVPDIIMNPHGFPSRMTVGKMIELISGKAGVLNGSLEYGTCFGGSKLEDMSKILVDNGFNYSGKDMLYSGITGECLQAYIFFGPIYYQKLKHMVLDKMHARARGPRAVLTRQPTEGRSRDGGLRLGEMERDCVIAYGASQLLLERLMISSDAFEVDVCEKCGLMGYSGWCTSCKTTEHVVKMTIPYAAKLLFQELLAMNIAPRLKLGDEFET
- the MEI5 gene encoding Mei5p, translating into MNSEFDSDRTLVPESDVSDLNIKCSPQTQRNKQLSNDEESNLKILKEIRKVENEIDRDIRELAKKEVLLKRAVKVLETYSKEVKTLELIEKWRAICQCGMSYLHNSILMKIDRMGGYQEYRKKEMDAAKRQLEYYYDDGIQQQMEDILESPDFFHLPEEEKNEIRDRIDEKVKEAEEEKQKQLKKIESNFQAQDANEMTLEELASKIKVDFSMVYPTQ